In one window of uncultured Draconibacterium sp. DNA:
- the crtI gene encoding phytoene desaturase family protein — translation MKKKVLIVGAGIGGLATAIRLVKNGYEVEILEKNEQAGGRLNQIKKDGFTFDTGPSFFSMSYEFEEFAQDCGIQLPFEYVELDPLYTVNFRGDDKTYFLYKDIDKLAEQFADIEPDFKEKFERYMDKAGALFHDTVDIVIKQNFDSLAGYVWALMRVNPVHIPVLFKSFWNHVNKYFSSSQAQQIISLVAFFLGRTPFDTMGIYSLLSYTEFKHDGYYNVKGGMYKIIEGFVDVIKKENVNIHYNTEIKGYSEDKGALKALTDQNGKSWSADNYLINSDAAWFRGNIFKRPAFAPEKLDKMSWTMGYLTFYIGLKCKLPQVNHHNYYLGTNYKDYAENVMKDPGTLQKPYYYVNVLSKHNSDCAPEGCESLFFVCPVPNLYFKQDWSDKDEIADSIIEDFSNRIGQDIKSEIISRTIYTPKVWQNRFNLHRGAGLGLSHNMNQIGIMRPRNVDEKYKNVFYVGASTVPGAGIPMAIISSKLAFKRIQQHVS, via the coding sequence ATGAAGAAAAAGGTTTTGATAGTAGGTGCCGGTATCGGTGGACTGGCCACAGCAATCCGCCTGGTAAAAAACGGTTACGAGGTGGAGATTCTTGAAAAAAACGAACAGGCAGGCGGCCGGCTAAACCAGATAAAAAAAGATGGATTTACATTTGATACCGGCCCAAGTTTTTTCAGCATGTCGTACGAGTTCGAGGAATTTGCCCAGGATTGTGGCATTCAGCTTCCGTTTGAATATGTGGAGCTGGATCCATTGTACACAGTTAATTTCAGGGGCGACGACAAAACCTATTTTTTGTATAAAGACATTGATAAACTGGCCGAACAATTTGCCGACATCGAACCCGATTTTAAAGAAAAGTTTGAACGCTACATGGACAAAGCCGGGGCACTTTTTCACGACACCGTCGACATTGTGATCAAACAAAACTTCGATTCGCTGGCAGGATACGTTTGGGCCTTAATGCGTGTTAATCCGGTGCATATTCCGGTATTGTTTAAAAGCTTCTGGAATCATGTAAACAAATACTTCTCGTCATCGCAAGCCCAACAAATTATATCGCTTGTAGCATTTTTCCTCGGGCGCACTCCTTTCGATACAATGGGAATTTACAGTCTGCTTTCCTACACCGAATTTAAACACGATGGCTACTACAACGTAAAAGGCGGAATGTATAAAATTATTGAAGGTTTTGTGGATGTGATAAAAAAGGAAAACGTAAACATTCATTATAACACTGAGATAAAAGGATATTCGGAAGACAAGGGAGCACTGAAAGCGCTGACTGACCAAAATGGCAAAAGCTGGTCGGCCGATAATTACCTGATCAATTCAGATGCTGCGTGGTTCCGTGGGAATATTTTTAAACGCCCTGCCTTTGCTCCTGAAAAGCTCGACAAAATGAGCTGGACAATGGGCTACCTTACCTTTTACATCGGGCTAAAATGCAAACTACCACAGGTAAATCATCACAACTATTACCTGGGAACGAATTATAAAGACTATGCCGAAAATGTAATGAAGGATCCGGGGACATTACAGAAACCGTATTACTATGTAAATGTCTTATCAAAACACAATTCCGATTGCGCGCCAGAAGGATGCGAGAGCTTGTTTTTTGTGTGCCCGGTGCCCAACCTCTATTTTAAGCAAGACTGGTCGGATAAAGATGAAATTGCAGATAGTATCATTGAAGATTTCTCCAACAGGATTGGGCAGGACATTAAAAGCGAAATCATATCAAGAACGATTTACACACCAAAAGTGTGGCAAAACCGCTTTAATTTACACCGTGGCGCCGGACTCGGACTTTCGCACAATATGAACCAAATTGGCATCATGCGTCCGCGTAATGTTGATGAGAAATATAAAAATGTGTTTTATGTAGGAGCATCAACCGTTCCCGGAGCCGGAATTCCAATGGCTATAATCAGCTCAAAACTAGCTTTTAAGCGCATTCAGCAACATGTTTCATAA
- a CDS encoding aconitate hydratase, with the protein MFDLDLVKKVYSELPGKVKQAKGILNKPMTYAEKILYSHLFAAQELAAFNRGADYVDFAPDRVAMQDATAQMALLQFINSGKKRTAVPSTVHCDHLIQAQVEGKTDLSVSKTANKEVFDFLESVSNKYGIGFWKPGAGIIHQVVLENYAFPGGMMIGTDSHTVNAGGLGMVAIGVGGADAVDVMAGMAWELKMPKMIGVKLTGKLSGWAAPKDVILKVAGILTVKGGTGAIIEYFGEGAKSLSATGKGTICNMGAEVGATTSIFAYDESMERYLRATGRAEVAELANGVKEHLDADAEVYANPEKYYDEIIEINLSELEPHVNGPFTPDRATPISQMKEEAQANGWPMDISVGLIGSCTNSSYEDISRAASIAKQAEEKGLVAKSEFTVTPGSEQVRYTIERDGFIDTFEKIGGKVFANACGPCIGQWARPGAEKGEKNTIVHSFNRNFSKRADGNPNTHAFVTSPEMVTALAIAGRLDFNPATDTLTNKDGVEVKLDLPTGVELPSKGFDVKDPGFQAPAKDGSGVEINVSPESKRLQLLYPFEAWDGKNISGAKLLIKAEGKCTTDHISMAGPWLRFRGHLDNISNNMLIGAVNAFNGETNKVKNQLTGEYDAVPAVQRQYKAEGIPTIVVGDHNYGEGSSREHAAMEPRHLGVKAVIVKSFARIHETNLKKQGMLGLTFDNESDYDLVQEDDTFNFVDLVDFAPDKPLTVELVHADGSKDTIKVNHTYNKQQIEWFKAGSALSLIRQQNA; encoded by the coding sequence ATGTTTGATTTAGACCTTGTAAAAAAAGTGTATTCAGAACTCCCCGGAAAGGTGAAACAAGCCAAAGGTATTCTGAATAAGCCGATGACGTACGCAGAAAAAATTCTTTATTCTCACCTGTTTGCAGCGCAGGAATTAGCTGCCTTTAATCGAGGAGCAGATTATGTTGATTTTGCTCCAGACAGAGTAGCCATGCAGGACGCCACTGCACAGATGGCATTACTTCAATTTATTAACTCAGGTAAAAAGCGAACAGCTGTTCCGTCAACCGTACACTGCGACCACTTGATTCAGGCGCAGGTGGAAGGAAAAACCGACCTCTCCGTTTCGAAAACTGCCAATAAAGAAGTTTTTGATTTCCTGGAGTCCGTTTCGAATAAATACGGAATAGGTTTTTGGAAACCGGGAGCCGGTATTATCCACCAGGTGGTTTTGGAAAATTATGCGTTCCCGGGAGGAATGATGATTGGAACCGACTCGCACACCGTTAACGCGGGTGGACTGGGAATGGTTGCCATTGGAGTTGGTGGTGCCGATGCTGTTGATGTGATGGCAGGAATGGCGTGGGAGCTGAAAATGCCCAAAATGATCGGAGTAAAACTCACCGGGAAACTAAGTGGCTGGGCGGCTCCAAAAGATGTAATTCTTAAAGTGGCCGGAATCCTGACCGTAAAAGGTGGAACCGGAGCTATTATCGAATACTTTGGCGAAGGTGCAAAATCGCTTTCAGCAACCGGTAAAGGAACGATCTGTAACATGGGTGCTGAAGTAGGTGCTACCACTAGTATTTTTGCTTACGACGAAAGTATGGAGCGTTATTTACGCGCTACAGGTCGTGCAGAAGTGGCCGAATTGGCCAACGGTGTAAAAGAACACCTTGATGCCGATGCCGAAGTATATGCAAATCCAGAAAAGTATTACGACGAGATAATTGAGATCAACCTTTCAGAATTAGAGCCACACGTTAACGGGCCTTTTACTCCCGACCGTGCAACTCCTATCTCACAAATGAAAGAAGAAGCTCAGGCCAACGGATGGCCAATGGATATTTCAGTAGGTTTAATTGGTAGCTGTACCAACTCATCATACGAAGATATTTCACGTGCGGCATCGATTGCCAAACAAGCTGAGGAAAAAGGACTTGTAGCAAAATCGGAGTTTACCGTTACACCGGGATCGGAGCAGGTACGTTACACCATCGAACGCGATGGATTTATCGACACTTTCGAGAAAATTGGCGGAAAAGTCTTTGCCAACGCCTGTGGACCTTGTATCGGTCAGTGGGCACGTCCGGGAGCTGAAAAGGGTGAAAAAAATACGATTGTACACTCGTTCAACCGTAACTTCTCGAAACGTGCCGACGGAAATCCAAATACCCACGCTTTTGTAACATCGCCCGAAATGGTAACCGCATTGGCAATTGCCGGTCGTTTGGATTTTAATCCTGCCACCGATACCTTGACCAACAAAGACGGTGTGGAAGTAAAACTTGATCTTCCAACAGGTGTAGAATTACCAAGTAAGGGATTTGATGTAAAAGATCCGGGATTCCAGGCACCGGCTAAAGACGGATCGGGTGTTGAAATAAATGTTTCACCGGAATCGAAGCGTCTGCAATTGTTGTATCCATTCGAAGCCTGGGATGGCAAAAATATATCAGGCGCCAAATTGCTGATAAAAGCTGAAGGTAAATGTACCACCGACCACATTTCAATGGCCGGACCGTGGTTACGTTTCCGTGGTCACCTTGATAACATTTCGAATAACATGCTTATTGGTGCCGTTAACGCGTTTAATGGCGAAACCAACAAAGTGAAAAACCAGCTTACCGGCGAATACGATGCAGTTCCTGCCGTTCAGCGCCAGTACAAAGCTGAAGGAATTCCAACGATTGTGGTTGGCGATCATAACTATGGCGAAGGATCGTCGCGCGAGCATGCCGCCATGGAGCCTCGTCATTTGGGAGTAAAAGCGGTAATCGTTAAATCGTTTGCACGGATCCACGAAACCAACCTGAAAAAACAGGGAATGTTAGGATTGACGTTCGATAATGAAAGCGATTACGACTTGGTTCAGGAGGACGATACATTCAACTTTGTTGACCTGGTAGATTTTGCACCGGATAAACCACTGACTGTTGAGCTTGTTCATGCCGATGGTTCAAAAGATACTATTAAAGTGAACCACACTTACAATAAGCAACAGATTGAATGGTTTAAAGCAGGATCAGCATTAAGCCTGATTAGACAACAAAATGCGTGA
- a CDS encoding isocitrate dehydrogenase (NADP(+)): MQKIKVQNPVVELDGDEMTHVIWDFIKQKLILPYLDIDLKYYDLGMESRDATDDQITIDAAHAIQKYGVGVKCATITPDEARVEEFGLKKMWKSPNGTIRNILGGTVFREPIMISNIPRLVPGWKKPICIGRHAFGDQYRATDFLTKGKGKLTITFTPEDGSEPISHEVFDFEGNGLAMAMYNTDESIIGFAHSCMNQALEKGWPLYMSTKNTILKAYDGRFKDLFQMVYENEYREKFEAAGIWYEHRLIDDMVAAALKWEGGFVWACKNYDGDVQSDTVAQGFGSLGLMTSTLVTPDGKTMEAEAAHGTVTRHFRQHQQGKPTSTNPIASIFAWTRGLAFRGKLDENEDLIDFAHTLEQVCIETVESGKMTKDLALIIHAKELQEAHYLTTEQFLEALDENLQAKLN; the protein is encoded by the coding sequence ATGCAAAAGATTAAAGTACAAAATCCGGTTGTCGAGCTCGACGGTGATGAAATGACCCATGTAATTTGGGATTTCATCAAACAAAAACTCATTCTTCCTTATCTTGATATCGATTTGAAATATTACGATTTGGGAATGGAAAGCCGCGATGCTACCGACGACCAAATTACTATAGACGCAGCCCACGCTATCCAAAAATATGGTGTTGGTGTAAAATGTGCCACCATCACACCCGATGAAGCCCGTGTGGAAGAATTCGGCCTGAAAAAAATGTGGAAGTCGCCAAACGGTACTATCCGTAACATTTTAGGCGGAACTGTTTTCCGCGAGCCCATTATGATTTCGAACATTCCGCGTTTGGTACCGGGTTGGAAAAAGCCAATTTGCATTGGTCGTCACGCTTTTGGCGATCAATACCGCGCTACCGATTTCCTTACCAAAGGGAAAGGTAAACTCACCATCACATTCACTCCGGAAGACGGCAGCGAACCCATTTCGCACGAGGTTTTCGACTTTGAAGGAAACGGACTGGCAATGGCCATGTATAACACCGACGAATCGATTATCGGGTTTGCCCATTCATGTATGAATCAGGCGCTTGAAAAAGGATGGCCATTGTACATGTCCACTAAAAATACTATCTTAAAAGCCTACGACGGTCGATTTAAAGACCTGTTCCAGATGGTTTACGAAAACGAATACCGCGAGAAATTTGAAGCCGCAGGAATTTGGTACGAACACCGTTTAATCGACGATATGGTAGCCGCAGCCCTGAAGTGGGAAGGCGGATTTGTTTGGGCTTGTAAAAACTACGATGGCGACGTACAAAGCGATACCGTAGCGCAAGGTTTTGGTTCGCTGGGTTTAATGACATCAACACTGGTTACTCCCGATGGGAAAACCATGGAAGCCGAAGCAGCTCACGGAACGGTAACACGCCACTTCCGTCAGCACCAGCAAGGGAAGCCAACATCAACGAATCCGATTGCTTCGATTTTTGCGTGGACACGTGGTTTAGCTTTCCGCGGAAAACTCGATGAAAACGAGGATTTAATTGATTTTGCGCATACACTGGAACAAGTTTGTATTGAAACCGTAGAATCGGGCAAAATGACTAAAGACCTGGCATTGATCATTCATGCTAAAGAATTGCAGGAAGCTCATTATTTAACAACAGAGCAATTTTTGGAAGCGTTGGATGAAAATTTACAGGCAAAACTGAATTAA
- the icd gene encoding NADP-dependent isocitrate dehydrogenase, which translates to MTEKTKIVNGKLVVPDYPTIPFIEGDGIGKDISLPSQRVIDAAVAKAYGDTKKITWKEVLAGEKAYHETGSYLPDETIEAFKEYLIGIKGPLQTPVGGGIRSLNVALRQTLDLYVCVRPVRWFKGVPSPIRYPSMVDMHIFRENTEDIYAGIEYMMGEEETKKFRDFLINEMGVDKIRFPESSSFGVKPISKDGSERLTKAAIEYAIERQLPSVTIVHKGNIMKFTEGAFKNWSYDLAETEFAEQTFTWRRYEALKKNKGELDANKALDEAKKAGKVIVKDCITDAFLQESLLHPWDHSVIATMNLNGDYVSDQLAAMVGGIGISPGANINYQSGYAIFEATHGTAPNIAGTGKANPGSLILSAVMMLEYMGWNDAAEHVYDAMEHVFAKRKVTSDLHAQMEGATLLSTSEFADAIIRNMH; encoded by the coding sequence ATGACAGAAAAAACCAAAATAGTTAACGGGAAGCTGGTAGTGCCGGATTATCCGACCATTCCTTTTATCGAGGGCGATGGAATCGGAAAGGATATCAGCCTGCCTTCGCAACGTGTAATCGACGCTGCTGTGGCCAAAGCCTACGGCGATACTAAAAAGATTACATGGAAAGAAGTGCTGGCCGGCGAAAAAGCTTACCACGAAACCGGAAGTTACCTGCCCGACGAAACCATTGAAGCTTTTAAAGAGTACCTCATCGGTATAAAAGGCCCGCTGCAAACGCCTGTTGGTGGTGGAATTCGTTCGCTGAATGTGGCCTTGCGCCAAACGCTCGATCTGTACGTTTGTGTGCGCCCGGTGCGTTGGTTTAAAGGGGTGCCCTCGCCTATTCGATACCCGTCGATGGTGGATATGCACATTTTCCGCGAAAACACCGAAGACATATACGCCGGTATCGAATACATGATGGGCGAAGAAGAGACGAAAAAGTTTCGCGATTTTCTGATTAACGAAATGGGTGTCGACAAGATTCGTTTTCCCGAGTCGTCGTCGTTTGGAGTAAAACCCATTTCAAAAGACGGATCGGAGCGCTTAACAAAAGCAGCTATTGAATATGCCATCGAGCGCCAGCTGCCATCGGTTACCATTGTTCATAAAGGAAACATTATGAAATTTACCGAGGGAGCCTTTAAAAACTGGAGCTACGACCTGGCGGAAACTGAATTTGCCGAACAGACTTTTACCTGGCGACGATACGAAGCCCTGAAAAAGAACAAAGGCGAACTGGATGCAAACAAAGCGTTGGACGAAGCTAAGAAAGCCGGAAAAGTGATTGTTAAAGACTGTATCACCGATGCCTTTTTACAGGAATCGTTGTTACACCCGTGGGATCACTCGGTAATTGCTACCATGAACCTGAACGGCGATTACGTTTCGGATCAGCTGGCAGCAATGGTGGGTGGAATTGGTATTTCGCCGGGAGCAAATATCAACTACCAAAGTGGTTACGCGATTTTTGAAGCTACTCACGGAACAGCTCCAAATATTGCCGGAACCGGTAAAGCTAACCCGGGATCACTGATCCTGTCGGCGGTTATGATGTTGGAATATATGGGATGGAACGATGCAGCAGAGCATGTTTACGATGCAATGGAACACGTATTTGCAAAACGTAAAGTAACCAGCGATCTGCATGCGCAAATGGAAGGAGCAACACTGCTGTCGACTTCTGAATTTGCCGATGCCATAATCCGAAATATGCATTAA
- a CDS encoding citrate (Si)-synthase gives MEYIKYRFYQKANKCAKEFQRLKKDHADVVLGEVKLGQVLTGMKGIPLLVTDTSKLDPEEGIRFKGYSIPELREKLPKINPEGEPIPEGLLYLMLIGEIPSQEDALNLSRDLATRAHVPQHTFDVIDAMPKTSKPMTQFSAAILSMATESTFQKAYRAGVNKKYFWDATYEDVMNLIARLPRVAAYIYRRQFHNGDHIEPNPRLDWAGNLAHMMGFDSEDIRRLFRLYMIIHADHEGGNVSAHTAHLVGSALSNPYYCYSAAMNGLAGPLHGLANQDVIFWIFEMIEELDTDTPTDEQVAEYCKQTLENGRVIPGYGHAVLRKTDPRFTAQQEFADKYIKDDKMVNLANQLYRVVPPILGSVGKIKNPWPNVDAYSGSLLYHYGIKEYTFYTVMFGVSRALGVLASLVNDRIYGMPIERPTSHPLSWFKEQAEGKGSDC, from the coding sequence ATGGAATACATTAAGTACAGATTTTACCAGAAAGCGAATAAGTGCGCTAAGGAGTTCCAAAGACTCAAAAAAGATCATGCCGACGTGGTGCTGGGTGAAGTTAAACTCGGGCAAGTATTAACAGGAATGAAAGGTATACCGCTTTTGGTTACCGACACTTCAAAACTCGACCCGGAAGAGGGTATCCGTTTTAAAGGTTATTCAATTCCTGAATTGCGCGAGAAACTGCCAAAAATAAATCCGGAGGGCGAACCGATTCCCGAAGGACTGCTTTACCTGATGTTGATCGGAGAAATCCCGTCGCAGGAAGATGCGCTGAACCTGTCGAGAGACCTGGCAACACGTGCACACGTACCGCAGCATACTTTTGATGTAATTGACGCGATGCCAAAAACATCGAAGCCAATGACTCAGTTTAGTGCAGCTATTCTTTCCATGGCAACCGAATCGACTTTCCAGAAAGCATACCGTGCCGGTGTAAACAAAAAATATTTCTGGGATGCCACTTACGAAGACGTAATGAATCTGATTGCACGTTTACCACGTGTGGCAGCATACATTTACCGTCGTCAGTTTCACAATGGCGATCATATTGAGCCAAACCCACGTTTAGACTGGGCCGGTAACCTGGCACACATGATGGGCTTCGACTCGGAAGATATCCGTCGTTTGTTCCGTCTGTACATGATTATTCATGCCGACCACGAAGGTGGAAACGTATCGGCACACACCGCGCACCTTGTAGGATCTGCTTTAAGTAATCCATATTATTGCTACTCGGCAGCAATGAACGGTTTGGCCGGACCATTGCACGGACTGGCAAACCAGGATGTTATTTTCTGGATTTTTGAAATGATTGAAGAACTGGATACCGACACTCCTACCGATGAGCAGGTGGCCGAATACTGTAAACAAACACTGGAGAACGGCCGTGTAATTCCGGGTTACGGACACGCAGTATTGCGTAAAACCGACCCACGTTTTACCGCACAACAGGAATTTGCCGACAAATACATCAAAGACGACAAAATGGTGAATCTGGCCAACCAGTTGTACCGCGTTGTACCTCCAATTTTGGGTTCTGTTGGTAAGATTAAAAATCCATGGCCAAACGTTGATGCTTACAGTGGTTCGTTGCTATACCATTACGGAATTAAGGAATACACCTTCTATACCGTAATGTTTGGAGTATCGAGAGCATTGGGAGTACTGGCATCGTTGGTTAACGACCGTATTTACGGAATGCCGATCGAGCGCCCGACTTCGCACCCATTGAGCTGGTTTAAAGAACAGGCTGAAGGAAAAGGATCAGATTGTTAA
- the lspA gene encoding signal peptidase II, with the protein MKKTIIKYLILLSFMISGCSADLKTKELAKTNLKDNSIVLIENAFDLRYVENHSIAFGFLSSIKSSIRLPLIFLLTISATMFAFVMIWKIRDRKFRLLLPFFILIGGAYGNILDRMFNGFVTDFLHVHYFYEYNFPVFNVADVLVNIGVFLIIIQWKDFRPIFDHLFSGKSERITE; encoded by the coding sequence ATGAAAAAGACAATAATTAAGTATTTGATTCTATTATCATTTATGATTTCGGGCTGTTCAGCTGATTTAAAAACAAAAGAACTTGCCAAAACAAATTTGAAAGACAATTCAATAGTATTAATTGAAAATGCTTTTGACCTTCGATATGTTGAGAATCACTCAATCGCTTTTGGTTTTCTGAGTTCAATTAAAAGTAGTATCAGACTTCCGTTAATTTTCTTACTAACTATTTCTGCAACCATGTTTGCTTTCGTAATGATTTGGAAAATTAGGGATAGGAAATTCAGATTATTGCTTCCGTTTTTTATTTTGATTGGTGGTGCCTATGGAAATATCCTGGATAGGATGTTTAATGGATTTGTAACAGACTTCTTGCATGTTCACTATTTTTATGAATATAATTTTCCGGTTTTTAACGTTGCTGATGTACTGGTAAATATTGGAGTATTTCTGATTATTATTCAATGGAAAGATTTTCGACCAATTTTCGACCATCTATTTAGTGGAAAATCGGAACGAATAACAGAATAA
- a CDS encoding biopolymer transporter ExbD, protein MPHIEKTMKFIFTILIFLSAFNSFGQKNESKIENILMNCLINSYQAKGIDIETELSKLEKHLIENGDLKSKSGQAFYDFYKKVVSLNDIPTTLNYDKFEAIYKLNPNEYYSNDCLRELTRLDSLEVATSKYFLLNQKIQEVSQQRNISPSKISEAILSVLSPSDLEKPYYRASGLLAIAWTSNPETGKTELIEPKAIDYSNFPIITIKASDKNEIIVNGETVNENKFETELTAFIRKNQSKHQIEFSSDKETAYGFYIKVQNSILEIYSSLRDEKAKEIFNKSYSNLTVDEQKKINEIYPTRIKE, encoded by the coding sequence ATGCCACATATTGAAAAGACAATGAAGTTTATTTTTACAATATTGATTTTCCTTTCAGCTTTTAATTCATTTGGACAAAAAAATGAATCGAAAATTGAAAATATACTTATGAATTGCCTAATCAATAGTTATCAAGCGAAAGGAATTGACATAGAGACAGAATTGTCAAAGCTTGAGAAACATTTAATTGAGAATGGTGATTTAAAGTCAAAATCAGGACAAGCATTTTATGACTTTTATAAAAAAGTAGTCTCATTAAATGATATTCCAACAACTTTAAATTATGACAAATTCGAAGCTATTTATAAACTTAATCCAAATGAGTATTATTCAAATGATTGCTTGCGCGAACTGACACGACTCGATTCTTTAGAAGTTGCAACTTCAAAATATTTTCTTCTCAATCAAAAAATTCAAGAAGTTTCACAACAAAGGAATATTAGTCCTTCGAAAATTTCTGAAGCTATTTTATCTGTTCTTTCTCCGTCAGACCTTGAAAAACCATATTATCGTGCATCTGGACTATTGGCAATTGCATGGACAAGTAATCCAGAAACCGGAAAAACAGAATTAATCGAACCGAAAGCAATTGATTATTCAAATTTTCCAATTATTACAATTAAAGCATCTGACAAAAACGAAATAATTGTAAATGGAGAAACGGTTAATGAAAATAAATTCGAGACAGAATTAACAGCGTTTATCAGAAAAAATCAATCAAAACATCAGATTGAATTTTCGTCAGACAAAGAAACGGCTTACGGCTTTTATATAAAAGTGCAAAACTCAATCTTAGAAATTTATTCATCGCTGAGAGACGAGAAAGCAAAGGAGATTTTTAATAAATCCTACTCAAATCTGACAGTTGACGAACAAAAGAAAATTAATGAAATATATCCGACAAGGATAAAAGAATAA